The following is a genomic window from Desulfovibrio litoralis DSM 11393.
CTGATCTTATCTTAACACCTGTTTCAGGTGGTTATACGCTTAAACTTATAACAGAACGTGGTAAAGAACTCTTTAATGCCAGCCTGTTACAAGAAGCGAGTACAGAGCAAAACACAGAGACAGACAGCTTTAAACAAGCTTCTTTGGATAACTTAAAGCCAATCCCTGACTTAAATAATGCACCTGAGAAAATTCTTGCACGTTTTGATGATATGGATTTTTGGCAATCCCAAAGTTATAAATGTTTAAGTTGTGGTGCTTGCACTTATCTTTGTCCTACCTGTTATTGTTTTAATATAACTGACGAAAACAAAGGAAGTGCCGGAGCTCGCCTGCGTTCTTGGGACGCTTGTATGTCTGCCAATTTCACCCTTGAAGGTAGCGGACACAACCCTCGTAACACTCGTTTTCATCGCATGAAAAACCGTGTCGGTCATAAGTTTAGCTATTATCCGACCTTACATAAACATTTTGCCTGTTGTGGCTGTGGACGTTGCATAAAGAGCTGTCCTGTGGCTGTTGATATTCGTGAAATCGTTTTAGCAGCTATTAATCATCAAAGTGTTGATAAGGGAGTAGAAAAACATGGCTAAAAAATCACCACAAAAAAAAGCTATTGTCGATAAAAAGCCAGAAAACACTGACAAACAAGTGCCTGTTAAAGCTACTGATGTTAAAGCACCTGATGTTAAAGCTACTGAAGAACCTAAAACAGCTAAAACCGAAACACTACAAAAGACCACAATGCCAGAAAATATAACAAATAAAACAAACGTGTTACAAGAAACTCAAGAGATAATTGTTCCGCCTCTGCCTGAACACACCAAAAACCCTTATATACCCTATGAGGCAACAGTTCAGGAAGTTATAAGAGAAACAGCCAATATTATGACTTTTAGAGTTACTTTTGACGACCCTGAAGTTAAAAAGAACTTTAAATTTGAACCCGGGCAAGTAGGACAGCTTTCATTTTTTGGAGCAGGTGAATCAACTTTTGTTATCAATTCACCTCCGACCAGAATGGATTATATCCAATTTAGCGTAATGAAGGTTGGCGAAGTTACCTCTAAGCTTCATACTATAAAAGCCGGAGATAAAGTTGGCGTAAGAGCTCCACTTGGCAATTCTTTTCCTTATGAAAAAATGAAGGGTAAAGATATTGTTTTTGTTGGTGGCGGAATAGGCATGGCACCTTTGCGTACCCTCTTGCTTTACATGCTAGATAACAGAAAAGATTATGGTAAAATCACCCTGCTTTATGGTGCCAGATCGCCACAAGATATGGCTTATATCTATGAAACAGAAGAATGGCTAAAAAGAGACGACCTAAACACAGTCCTAACTATTGATAGAGAAGCCGAAGGCTGGCAACACAAAGTCGGGCTTATTCCTAATGTTTTATTAGAAATAAACCCTGATCCTAAAAATACTGTTGCCATTACTTGTGGTCCTCCTATTATGATTAAGTTTACTCTTCAAGCTTTAAAACAATTAAAATTTGAAGACAGCCAAATCTATACAACGCTAGAAAAACGTATGAAGTGTGGTATTGGTATTTGCGGACGTTGTAATATTGGAACTAAATATGTATGTATGGACGGACCGGTATTTAGCTATGACGAACTCAAAGATCTACCAAACGAATTATAGATAAAAAATGAATTGGATTTGAGACTATTTTGCAATAGTCTCAAAGTGGCTTTCGCTAGAAAGACACTCCCCAAAACACGAATAAGGAAAATTTAATTTTCCTGTAAAATGAGTGGTTTTTGTGTCTTAAAACGTTTGATTCTATGTGGATACAGAGCGTCAAACGATAATAAAAGCACGCAAAACAGAGTTTTGCAATGGTCTTAGTTGAAAGATTTTTTGCGATATTTTTTACCGCTTTGTGCTCAAGGCTAAATGCTGTGAGAATCTGTTATAAATCTTTATCTTATTAATATATCATAATTTTAAAACCCAAGAGCCACTTAAAATACAACTTTAAGTGGCTCTTGATATACGATCTAAAATAAATATATAATGTCTAAAAACTAGTTTCCTGAATTAAAGGAATAGACTAAACCGCAACCACCAGTAAACTGATTTTTTGAACCCGCCTCAACTAACGGAGAATCTGCCGCCGGTCCGACAAGGCGGTTATAACCCGCAAAAACCCTTAGTCCGATATCGTCAGTCAGGCTCACACCAAGTGAAGTTTTCAAGGCAATATCTTTAAAGCCACTATCTGCGTCATAAGCGTCATAACCTGATTTACGGCTTTGCTCCTGAGTAATACCAAAAAAAGTTTCGTTACGACGCTCGCTCGCATAGGTTGAGCCTACGCTATTTGTCCATCTAACTTTTTCGTTTAGCATAGTCGCATGTCCGACCTCGGTTTGCACCTGAAAACCACGAATATCTCCGGTACCGTGCAAAGCGGTGGCTTTTACAAAAAATGGGTCCGGATTCCATGATGCAAATATACCAAGCTCGGCACTAGGATCAATATCACCAAGCCCATTTAGCAAATCACTCGCACTTTCTTCTCTTCCACGGTTATATTTAGCTACAGCTCCAAGCTTCCACTGTTCCTGATTAACTACATATACTCCAAGCCCGTTTTGGGTTGAAAGAAAAAATCTATCCAGACGCAACTCAACAATAGGCATAAAACGCAAATCGTTGCTATCTGAACCTTCAAATTCAGGGGCAGTCAACACACCACCACCAAGAGAAACAGACCAAGTTAAGTCTTGGCTTTCCCCTCCTCTTTCATCTTGTGCATGAGAGATTGCGACACTACCCACAAAAATAAACATAGATATAAAGGTATAACAAGTAAAATTAAGTAAGCACTTAGAATAAAAGAACATTACAGTCTCCATAAGTTAAAATTTAAAGCATTGGCAATATAAAATAAATTTACAATATTGTCAATGCTTTATTATGTTTTAATTACATCTATAAAAAAATATAAATCTATAAAAAAATATAAAGTTTTTTTATAAACCTTCCGATATTCATATTATGAAGTAAACAGGGAGCACATTATGACTAACTCTTGGATCAACGGAGTACTAGAAAACTCCAACCAATCAGGATTATGGACACCTAAACAAAACAAGATTGTCGTAGGGCGAGATGTTGGGCGTATTAGTGCCACCGGGTTTGAGACACAAAAAGAAAAGATTGTACTTGGCGATGGCGACGATGTTGCCTTTAAGTCTAAAAATATTTTTGACCTTGCCAAACGTGGGTCTATGTCGGGATATAGCGTTAAAAATTTTCGTGATGTATCAGATAACGATTTGGCAAATAAAACAGTTACCAATTCAGAATCTCTTTTTGAAAATGATAAATACTTTGTTGCTTTTTTTGATAACACAATAACTATTTATGAAAAAAATGATGATCCCAAAACACCAGCCAAGCTAATAATCTCTACCAAAATAAAAGACGATACCCTAATTAGTTGGGGCGAAGACGGCGTTCCTCAAATTACTACAGGTGCGGCGGCTAAAACAGATAATGTGCTTAAGGCTACGGGCATCAACG
Proteins encoded in this region:
- a CDS encoding FAD/NAD(P)-binding protein, with product MPEHTKNPYIPYEATVQEVIRETANIMTFRVTFDDPEVKKNFKFEPGQVGQLSFFGAGESTFVINSPPTRMDYIQFSVMKVGEVTSKLHTIKAGDKVGVRAPLGNSFPYEKMKGKDIVFVGGGIGMAPLRTLLLYMLDNRKDYGKITLLYGARSPQDMAYIYETEEWLKRDDLNTVLTIDREAEGWQHKVGLIPNVLLEINPDPKNTVAITCGPPIMIKFTLQALKQLKFEDSQIYTTLEKRMKCGIGICGRCNIGTKYVCMDGPVFSYDELKDLPNEL
- a CDS encoding 4Fe-4S dicluster domain-containing protein, with product MLKFISETNLTSWLNELSQAFTVFTPQNMGRGIIWQEHKTDSKADFSVQPLESAKHVIFPRSQELLRFRYEKQENGTKDLKIEEAVNNKKQIIFGARPCDARGFFTFDPVYNGKIKDTPYLEVRNNTLIIGLSCNDNNETCFCSWIGSNPVDENGSDLILTPVSGGYTLKLITERGKELFNASLLQEASTEQNTETDSFKQASLDNLKPIPDLNNAPEKILARFDDMDFWQSQSYKCLSCGACTYLCPTCYCFNITDENKGSAGARLRSWDACMSANFTLEGSGHNPRNTRFHRMKNRVGHKFSYYPTLHKHFACCGCGRCIKSCPVAVDIREIVLAAINHQSVDKGVEKHG
- a CDS encoding MipA/OmpV family protein — protein: MFFYSKCLLNFTCYTFISMFIFVGSVAISHAQDERGGESQDLTWSVSLGGGVLTAPEFEGSDSNDLRFMPIVELRLDRFFLSTQNGLGVYVVNQEQWKLGAVAKYNRGREESASDLLNGLGDIDPSAELGIFASWNPDPFFVKATALHGTGDIRGFQVQTEVGHATMLNEKVRWTNSVGSTYASERRNETFFGITQEQSRKSGYDAYDADSGFKDIALKTSLGVSLTDDIGLRVFAGYNRLVGPAADSPLVEAGSKNQFTGGCGLVYSFNSGN